Below is a genomic region from Pseudomonas svalbardensis.
CTCGTCAGCATCCAGCCCAGTCCGACCAAGGCTGCCGGGTGCCGCGCCGTCGTGACCGAGCGGGATTTCAGCGGCAATACCTGCACGTTGACAGTGGAATTGGAGTCGTTGGTTTCCGGGCAACAGCCGGGTCGATCATTAGTGGTGCGCAGTTCGGGCCTGTATGCGCCACCCGCCGGCAGTGCGGTTCACGTCTCGACCATCGGCCATGCCCACGTACTGAGCGAAACTTGAACCCCGTCCATCAAAGATCGAACCGGTCCACGGCCCGACGCCGTTCGTTGTCATCGCGCACGTCGTAGTTGGCCGTGGTCTGGATGTTGCTGTGATGGGCGAGTTTCTGGGCGATCGACAAGTCATATTCCTCAATCACTCGGGTAATGAACGAACGTCGAAAATCATGCGGCATGATTTTCACCCCGACCTGCGCGCCCCGCTGTCGGGCGATGTAATAGATCGCATGTTTGGTGATGCGCTCGCGGGTGATGTGATTGCCGCGGCGGATGCGGTTGAACAGGAACGGATCGTCCGTTTCGCCCTCTTTCAGTAGCGAGCGCCGCAGTTCCAACCAGTCATTGAGTTTGGCGAACGCCCAGGCCGGTGCGTACTTGATCAATTGCTTGTTGCCCTTGGCGGTCACACGAAGGCTGCGCTCGGCGAAATCGACCTGGTTCAGGTCCAGGTTCACCGATTCCGATTTGCGCATTCCCGAGCCGTACAAAATCCCGATGATCGCCGCATCCCTCAACCCTTGTGGCCGTGGATCGGCGGCGCAGACCGCCATCAATTCCTGGATCAGCGTGCGCCTGAGGTTGCGCCCCTGGGACAATCGCGTGCCGGCAATCCCCTTGACCGAGCGCATTTTCAGCAAGTGTTCCTGACTGATCAGGCTCATGCGCCACGCCTCGTTCATCACCCCGCGCACCGCATTGACGTACAGCGAAGAGGTGTTCGGCGCGTAGCCGTCGGTGCGCAAGGTGGCCACCAGCGCGATGACATCTTCCGGTTGCAGGTTGTGCCAGGGAATCTCCTCGACGTTCATGTCTTCAAAGCCCAACCGGTCAGCGGCGTCCTGCAACACATAACGCATGGTCAGTTGGCTGGAGGGCGCCAGACGTGCCAGGTACAGGGTCAGCGGGTTGGTCTTTGAAGGGGTTGAGTCGGTAGCGGGTAAGTCAATCAAACGAAACGGCCTTAATGTGGAAACAGTTCATTAAACAACTAAGGATTGAAACATCCTTCCTATAAAGCGGAACACTTCTGTAGGACTTTCTACTAAAAAACTCGATGAGCGGCAGAAGTCAGAACAGTGGCTGTATGACTTTCAGAATAAACAGAGGTGTTGGGCCTGGCGTATGAAGCGCCCGGACGTGGCGTTATACAACACGATAGGCGAATTGAAATATGGCCTTGCCTATTCTGATGGCGCACGGCAGCAAGTCGATCCGCACTCAGGAGTGCCCCATGAAAATCAGTGTATTTGGTAGCGGTTACGTTGGCCTGGTACAAGCGGCCGTCCTGGCTGAAGTCGGCCACGACGTGGTCTGCATGGACATTGACGAGAGGAAAGTCGAACTGCTGCAGCAAGGCCACGTAAGTATTTTCGAACCGGGGCTGGCCAGCCTGGTGCGCGAAAGCCTGGAGGCCAATCGTCTCCAGTTCACCACTGACGAGAAGTTTGCGGTACAGCATGGCCAGGTGTTGTTTATCGCGGTCGGTACACCGTCCCGGGACGATGGGTCGGCGGACCTGCGTTATGTGCTGTCAGTGGGCGAAGCCGTGGCGCGTCACCGTGAACACCCGGTGATTCTGGTGGAGAAGTCCACGGTGCCGGTGGGCACGGGTGACACCTTGCGCGCGCATATCGACAAGTGCCTGATCAAGGTCGGCCGCTTGCTGAAATTTGATATCGTCTCCAACCCGGAGTTTTTGAAAGAAGGCTCGGCCGTGGCCGATTGCCGGCGCCCGGACCGGATCGTCATCGGCTGCGAACGCGATGAGGTGCGTGACGTGATGCGCGACCTCTACGCGCCCTTCAACCGCAATCATGACCGGATCATGTTCATGGACCTGCGCAGCGCCGAGCTGACCAAGTACGCCGCCAACTGCATGCTGGCGACCAAGATCAGCTTCATCAACCAGATCGCCGAACTGGCCGAACACCTGGGCGCCGACATCGAATCGGTGCGCCTGGGCATCGGCGCCGATTCGCGCATTGGCTACCACTTCATCTACCCCGGCTGCGGTTATGGCGGCTCGTGCTTTCCCAAGGACATGCGCGCGCTGATCCACAGCGCCGAAGAGGCGCATTGCTCCAGCGATTTGCTGCAAGCGGTGGAAGCGATCAACCAGCGTCAGAAGCACAAGTTGTTCGAGCGCATCAACGCGTTCTACAAGGGCGATTTGCGCGGCAGGACTTTTGCCGTGTGGGGGCTGGCATTCAAGCCGAACACCGACGACATGCGCGACGCACCGAGCCGGGTGTTGCTGGAATCGCTGTGGGCCGCCGGGGCCAACGTCCGCGCGTTCGACCCGGAAGCCATGCAGGAAACCCAGCAGCTGTATCCCGATGAATCGAGGTTGATGCTGATGGGCACACCGGAATCGGTATTGTCCGGTGCTGACGCGTTGATCATCTGCACGGAATGGCAGCAGTTCAAGGCCCCGGATTTCAGCCTGATCCAGCAGCGGCTCAACGCGCCGGTGATCTTCGACGGACGCAACCTGTACGACGCCGATCGACTGGCCCGCGCCGGTTTCATGTACTTCCCGATGGGCCGCGGTGAATCGCGCAATCTGCCGATTCCGCACCAGCAGTGGCCGGCCGCTTCGGTCGTCGCTTGATTGCGACGTTAGCCGAGATCAGCCGACAGTCCCTGGGGCCAGGGCTGTCGGCGTTGCTTAGTTGCTTGGTTTCAGCCTGGCCGGCAGCCTGGTGTCGTGGTGCGTGGTGCGTGGTGCGTGGCAATGTTCATCTTCACCCTCGGTGAAATAATTAATTACCCGCCGAATTCCTCTTCGTCGACACCCTGGCGCCGGTGCCCTGAGCGCGCTGACCGCCATAGGTGGTTTCCTGTGTTTCACGAGCGGCCGTCGGGTGGCCTTACAGCAAAATTAATGCACTAAAACTGCATTAATATGAATTTGTCAGCATCAGGAATGAACGGCACACTGTGCCCGTTCCTCCCCCAATAGTTGGAACAACTTCAAGGGCTTTCTGGGTATCCCAGCTAAGCCTTTTTTTTGCCTCGATTTTTTCAACGGATCGTCTGCCTCATGTTTGCTCGCTGGTTTCCCGCCGCCATCAACACCCGCCCCTCCGAATGGAGCCGGGCCGCCATCGGCATGTCTCTGGGCACGATGTTCAGCGTCTGGCTCTGCAGCCAGGTATTCGGCATGCAAGTAGCGCAGCACCTGATCGGTCCGCTGGGTGCATCGGCCGTGTTGCTGTTCGCAGTGTCCTCCGGCGCCCTCGCCCAGCCCTGGTCGATTCTTGGCGGCTACCTCAGCGCCGGGGTGGTTTCGCTGCTGGTCGCTCACGTGCTCGGACGAACCCTCGGCAGCGCTTGCCTGGCGGCCGGCATGGCGCTGATTCTGATGTGCTGGCTGCGTTGCCTGCACCCACCGGCCGGGGCCTTGGCGCTCCTGTTGGTGTTGGCAGACCCGGCGACCATTGCCCTCGACTGGAAAGCGCTCGGCCCGGTGATGCTTAGCGCATCGGCCATGCTGCTCAGCGCCCTGGCCTACAACAACCTGACGCGCATTCGTTACCCAAAACGCGCCAGCGAACCGGTGGCCATAGTGCCGGCCGACCATCCGCCCATCGACAGCCAGGCGATCACCGCGCAGGACCTGAAACTGGCCCTGGCGGACATGGAAGCGTTCTTCGACGTCACCCCCGAAGACCTTGAACAGTTGATCCATGCCAGTGAGTTGCATGCCAAACGGCGCAGTATTGGTGATGTGTTTTCCAGTAAGGGTTGAAGATCAAAAGATCGCAGCCTCGTTTCACTCGACAGCTCCATTGAAATGCGATCCCCCTGGAGCTGCCGCAGGCTGCGATCTTTTGATCTTGCTTTAAGGCAAAAACGCAAACTAACCCTGCACATATGCCGGTTGTACATCACAAATTTGCACTGGTACGATCCAGCATCGCTCGCGCGCGAGCTTCTCTATAAAGAACAATAAAAGCAGGGAGTTAGTGATGACTGCTCAGGTTTCTTCTCCGGGGACTTCGTCCATGGATGCCATGCAAAACGAAGTGCTGGCCGAGGTTCGCAACCACATCGGCCACCTGACCCTCAATCGCCCCGCCGGACTCAACGCCATCACCCTGGACATGGTGCGCAACCTGCAGCGTCAGCTCGACGCCTGGGCACTAGATCCGCACGTACACGCAGTTGTATTGCGCGGTGCTGGCGAGAAGGCTTTCTGTGCCGGCGGCGACATTCGCTCGCTGTACGACAGCTTCAAGAACGGCGACACGCTGCACGAAGATTTCTTCGTCGAGGAATACGCCCTCGACCTCGCGATTCACCATTACCGCAAACCTGTACTCGCTTTGATGGACGGTTTTGTCCTGGGCGGCGGCATGGGCCTGGTACAAGGCGCCGACTTGCGGGTGGTCACCGAGAAAAGTCGTCTGGCGATGCCGGAAGTGGCGATCGGTTATTTCCCGGATGTCGGTGGCAGCCATTTCCTGCCACGCGTTCCCGGTGAACTGGGGATTTACCTCGGCGTCAGCGGCGTGCAGATCCGTGCGGCCGATGCGCTCTATTGCGGCCTGGCCGACTGGTACCTGGAAAGCGACAAGTTGGGCACTCTGGACGAGCAACTCGATCAGCTCGAATGGCACGAAACACCGTTGAAGGACCTGCAAGGTCTGCTGGCGAAACTCGCCGTGCAACAACTACCCGACGCGCCACTGAGCGCGTTGCGCCCGGCCATCGATCACTTCTTCGCCCAGCCCGATGTGCCGAGTATTGTTGAGCAACTGCGTGAAGTAACGGTCGCCGACAGCCACGAGTGGGCCACGACCACCGCCGACCTGCTGGAAAGCCGTTCACCGCTGGCCATGGGTGTGACCCTGGAAATGCTCCGTCGCGGCCGGCACTTGAGTCTGGAAGACTGCTTCGCCCTTGAGCTGCACCTGGACCGTCAGTGGTTCGAGCGCGGCGACCTGATCGAAGGCGTGCGCGCCTTGCTGATCGACAAGGACAAGAAACCGCGCTGGAACCCGCCGACCTTGCAGGCGCTGGACGCCGAGCACGTCGCGAGTTTCTTCACGGGTTTTGACCAAAGCGGGAGCTGAGCCATGCACGATATCGAATTGAGCGAAGAGCAAGTCATGATCCGCGACATGGCCCGGGACTTTGCCCGCGGCGAAATCGCGCCCCACGCACAAGCCTGGGAAAAGGCCGGCTGGATCGACGACGGTCTGGTGGCGAAGATGGGTGAGCTGGGTCTGCTGGGCATGGTGGTGCCCGAGGAATGGGGCGGCACCTATGTCGACTACGTCGCCTACGCCTTGGCCGTGGAAGAGATTTCGGCCGGCGACGGCGCCACTGGCGCGCTGATGAGCATTCACAACTCCGTGGGCTGCGGTCCGGTCCTCAACTAC
It encodes:
- a CDS encoding enoyl-CoA hydratase/isomerase family protein — encoded protein: MTAQVSSPGTSSMDAMQNEVLAEVRNHIGHLTLNRPAGLNAITLDMVRNLQRQLDAWALDPHVHAVVLRGAGEKAFCAGGDIRSLYDSFKNGDTLHEDFFVEEYALDLAIHHYRKPVLALMDGFVLGGGMGLVQGADLRVVTEKSRLAMPEVAIGYFPDVGGSHFLPRVPGELGIYLGVSGVQIRAADALYCGLADWYLESDKLGTLDEQLDQLEWHETPLKDLQGLLAKLAVQQLPDAPLSALRPAIDHFFAQPDVPSIVEQLREVTVADSHEWATTTADLLESRSPLAMGVTLEMLRRGRHLSLEDCFALELHLDRQWFERGDLIEGVRALLIDKDKKPRWNPPTLQALDAEHVASFFTGFDQSGS
- a CDS encoding HPP family protein, whose product is MFARWFPAAINTRPSEWSRAAIGMSLGTMFSVWLCSQVFGMQVAQHLIGPLGASAVLLFAVSSGALAQPWSILGGYLSAGVVSLLVAHVLGRTLGSACLAAGMALILMCWLRCLHPPAGALALLLVLADPATIALDWKALGPVMLSASAMLLSALAYNNLTRIRYPKRASEPVAIVPADHPPIDSQAITAQDLKLALADMEAFFDVTPEDLEQLIHASELHAKRRSIGDVFSSKG
- a CDS encoding site-specific integrase; translated protein: MIDLPATDSTPSKTNPLTLYLARLAPSSQLTMRYVLQDAADRLGFEDMNVEEIPWHNLQPEDVIALVATLRTDGYAPNTSSLYVNAVRGVMNEAWRMSLISQEHLLKMRSVKGIAGTRLSQGRNLRRTLIQELMAVCAADPRPQGLRDAAIIGILYGSGMRKSESVNLDLNQVDFAERSLRVTAKGNKQLIKYAPAWAFAKLNDWLELRRSLLKEGETDDPFLFNRIRRGNHITRERITKHAIYYIARQRGAQVGVKIMPHDFRRSFITRVIEEYDLSIAQKLAHHSNIQTTANYDVRDDNERRRAVDRFDL
- a CDS encoding UDP-glucose dehydrogenase family protein — protein: MKISVFGSGYVGLVQAAVLAEVGHDVVCMDIDERKVELLQQGHVSIFEPGLASLVRESLEANRLQFTTDEKFAVQHGQVLFIAVGTPSRDDGSADLRYVLSVGEAVARHREHPVILVEKSTVPVGTGDTLRAHIDKCLIKVGRLLKFDIVSNPEFLKEGSAVADCRRPDRIVIGCERDEVRDVMRDLYAPFNRNHDRIMFMDLRSAELTKYAANCMLATKISFINQIAELAEHLGADIESVRLGIGADSRIGYHFIYPGCGYGGSCFPKDMRALIHSAEEAHCSSDLLQAVEAINQRQKHKLFERINAFYKGDLRGRTFAVWGLAFKPNTDDMRDAPSRVLLESLWAAGANVRAFDPEAMQETQQLYPDESRLMLMGTPESVLSGADALIICTEWQQFKAPDFSLIQQRLNAPVIFDGRNLYDADRLARAGFMYFPMGRGESRNLPIPHQQWPAASVVA